TGGTGCGGCCCTGGCGCACGTCATCGTTCCACAGCTTAGTGGTGATGAACACCTCGCGCCGCTTGAGCCCGGATTCACGCACCCCCTGCCCTACGGAGGCCTCATTGTGGTAGGCCATAGCCGTGTCTATGTGGCGGTATCCAGCTTGCAGGGCCCACCTGACCGCGTTCACCGTCTCCTCACCGTCCTGGGTTTGAAAGACGCCCAGACCCAACTGCGGGATAGACACCCCGTTGTTGAGTTTGATCATCGGCTGCCGCTCGCTCGCCTCCATAGCTTCACTCTCCTTTGCTCTACCTTCATATAGCTGTGATTGATACACCTACTTCCTATCGTAGGCCATAGCCGCCCGGTACGCCAGGATTGATTCGTGCGTTCGCTCTCAAAATTATCAGCACAATCTCAGGTTAAACGACTAGACTGGAGTTCAGTACCAATGAGGCGGACACACACGGGTGTCTGCCGGTAAGGAGGAGCTCATGACATTCGGTCGCCAGCCCCAAAATAATGGGTATCAACAGCCATACGCGCAGCAAGGCAATCAGCCGCTCTACCAGGGGCAGGACCCCTACGCGCCAAACGGGCAACCCTACGCCAACCAGTACGTTCGCCAGAGCGATGGCACAGCCGCTATTCGCACCCAGCCCGCGTACTCCTACGAGCACGCCGAACACATTTCCATGACCCGCGCCTACGGAGAAATGGCCCTGGGCTTGCTGGTCACGGCTGCCGTGGCCTATTTGACTTTCGCTTCAGGCTTATTGTTCACCTTCGTTCAGGCCACCGGCACCTTGGGCTGGGTTGGCTTGTGCGTAGCTCAAGTCGCCTTCGCCATGGTGCTCTCGGTGCGCGTCATGCAGATGAAAACGTCCACCGGCCGTGTCCTCTTCTACGCCTACGCCGCTTTGATGGGTCTGACCCTGAGCTCGCTCTTTGCCACATATTCCATGACCACCCTGTTCGTGACCCTGCTGACCTGTGCGGGCTTCTTCTTCGCGCTCACTATGCTGGGGCTCACCACCCGCAAGAACATGCTGGGCTGGGGGTCGGTGCTCTTTGCCGGTTTGCTTGCCTTGATTGTGGTCCAAATCGTCCTCATGTTTCTAGCGCCTTCAAACACGGCTATGA
This window of the Bombiscardovia nodaiensis genome carries:
- a CDS encoding membrane protein, producing the protein MTFGRQPQNNGYQQPYAQQGNQPLYQGQDPYAPNGQPYANQYVRQSDGTAAIRTQPAYSYEHAEHISMTRAYGEMALGLLVTAAVAYLTFASGLLFTFVQATGTLGWVGLCVAQVAFAMVLSVRVMQMKTSTGRVLFYAYAALMGLTLSSLFATYSMTTLFVTLLTCAGFFFALTMLGLTTRKNMLGWGSVLFAGLLALIVVQIVLMFLAPSNTAMKIIAALGIALFAGLTMHDAQQTRAIFAAYENQGAEVVERVSILCALNLYLDFVNLFLYILQIFGSRN